One window of the Burkholderia ubonensis subsp. mesacidophila genome contains the following:
- a CDS encoding MFS transporter yields MSDLDTSPRSLSIALLAISAFVIVTTEFLIVGLLPALARDFRISISTAGQLVTLFAFTVMLFGPLLTAALSHVQRKRLFVAIMCVFAAANTLAALAPNPWVLAIARFIPALLLPVFWGTASETASQLAGPGQAGRAVSQVYLGIAAATLFGIPLGTVAANAIGWRGAFFGLAVLSLVMTALLAAFMPARARPESMRIAAQLSILGDRHVIANVALSVVVFTAMFTAYTYLADLLERVAHVPPAQVGWWLMGFGAVGLAGNWLGGRYVDRHPAGATAAFVLLLGIGMAASMPLASSTRWLGAALAVWGIAYTALYPVCQVRVMKAASHAQALAGTLNVSAANAGIGLGAIVGGYTIEHSALANVGYVAAAIALLAALIALAIGRRRPARVDAGLGSPGVAGQ; encoded by the coding sequence ATGTCCGACCTCGACACTTCCCCACGCAGCCTGTCCATCGCGCTGCTCGCGATTTCCGCATTCGTCATCGTCACCACCGAATTCCTGATCGTCGGCTTGCTTCCCGCGCTCGCGCGCGACTTCCGGATTTCGATTTCCACCGCCGGACAACTCGTCACCCTGTTCGCATTCACGGTGATGCTGTTCGGCCCTTTGCTGACCGCGGCCCTGTCGCACGTCCAGCGCAAGCGGCTGTTCGTCGCGATCATGTGCGTGTTCGCCGCCGCCAACACGCTCGCGGCGCTGGCGCCGAATCCGTGGGTGCTCGCGATCGCCCGTTTCATCCCGGCACTGCTGCTGCCCGTGTTCTGGGGCACCGCGAGCGAAACGGCGAGCCAGCTGGCCGGCCCCGGTCAGGCCGGCCGCGCGGTTTCTCAGGTCTATCTCGGGATCGCCGCGGCCACGCTGTTCGGCATCCCGCTCGGCACCGTCGCGGCCAACGCGATCGGCTGGCGCGGCGCGTTCTTCGGGCTCGCGGTGCTGTCGCTCGTGATGACCGCGCTCCTCGCGGCCTTCATGCCTGCCCGCGCGCGGCCGGAAAGCATGCGCATCGCGGCGCAATTGAGCATCCTCGGCGACCGGCATGTCATCGCGAACGTCGCGCTGTCGGTCGTCGTGTTCACCGCGATGTTCACGGCCTACACCTATCTCGCCGATCTGCTGGAACGCGTCGCGCACGTGCCGCCCGCGCAGGTCGGCTGGTGGCTGATGGGCTTCGGCGCAGTCGGACTCGCGGGCAACTGGCTCGGCGGACGCTACGTCGATCGCCATCCGGCCGGCGCAACCGCCGCCTTCGTGCTGCTGCTGGGCATCGGCATGGCTGCGAGCATGCCGCTCGCGTCCTCGACGCGCTGGCTGGGCGCGGCGCTGGCCGTCTGGGGCATCGCCTATACCGCGCTCTACCCGGTCTGCCAGGTGCGCGTGATGAAAGCCGCGTCGCATGCGCAGGCGCTGGCCGGCACGCTGAACGTGTCCGCGGCCAACGCGGGCATCGGCCTCGGCGCGATCGTCGGCGGCTACACGATCGAGCACAGCGCGCTCGCCAACGTCGGCTACGTCGCCGCCGCGATCGCGCTGCTCGCCGCGCTGATTGCGCTCGCCATCGGCCGCCGCCGACCGGCGCGCGTCGACGCCGGCCTCGGCTCGCCGGGCGTTGCCGGGCAATAG
- a CDS encoding LysR family transcriptional regulator — translation MSTERLKGIEVFVAIAEAGSFTAAAERLHLTTSAVSKTIARLEARLGARLFERTTRRLALTGAGEAFHRTCTRILTDLEAAEIDLAAEHVEPAGRLRVDVPVTFGHLHVLPLLLEFAERHPRLKLHASFTDRFVDPVEEGIDVAVRIGGVDLLSNLLAHRTICRERVIFCAAPRYLQQRPAIREVADLEHHDCVTYGRADGSVSPWVVARPNGQVERRTMNGRIVVGSGEAQVQAVKAGYGVAQLATWMIRDALRSGELVDVLPACATAGLPVNLIWARHRERLPKVGATLAFLDRALRAVCAED, via the coding sequence ATGTCGACAGAACGTCTCAAAGGTATCGAAGTCTTCGTCGCCATCGCCGAGGCCGGCAGCTTCACGGCCGCGGCGGAACGGCTCCATCTCACGACCTCGGCCGTCAGCAAGACCATCGCGCGGCTGGAAGCGCGGCTCGGCGCCCGGCTCTTCGAGCGCACGACGCGCCGCCTTGCGCTCACCGGCGCGGGCGAGGCGTTCCATCGCACCTGCACCCGCATCCTGACGGACCTCGAAGCGGCCGAAATCGACCTCGCCGCCGAGCACGTCGAACCGGCCGGCCGCCTGCGCGTCGACGTGCCGGTGACGTTCGGCCACCTGCACGTGCTGCCGCTGCTGCTCGAATTCGCCGAGCGTCATCCGCGCCTGAAGCTGCACGCGTCGTTCACCGACCGCTTCGTCGATCCGGTCGAGGAAGGCATCGACGTCGCGGTGCGGATCGGCGGCGTCGACCTGCTTTCCAACCTGCTCGCGCATCGGACCATCTGCCGGGAGCGCGTGATCTTCTGTGCGGCGCCGCGCTATCTGCAGCAGCGTCCGGCGATTCGCGAGGTGGCGGATCTCGAGCACCACGATTGCGTGACCTACGGCCGCGCGGACGGCAGCGTGAGTCCGTGGGTCGTGGCCCGCCCGAACGGGCAGGTCGAACGCCGCACGATGAACGGCCGGATCGTCGTCGGCAGCGGCGAAGCGCAGGTTCAGGCGGTGAAGGCCGGTTACGGAGTCGCGCAGCTGGCGACCTGGATGATCCGCGACGCGCTGCGCAGCGGCGAACTCGTCGACGTGCTGCCCGCATGCGCGACGGCGGGATTGCCCGTCAACCTGATCTGGGCGCGTCACCGGGAGCGCTTGCCGAAGGTGGGCGCGACGCTGGCGTTCCTGGATCGCGCGTTGCGCGCCGTCTGCGCGGAAGACTGA
- a CDS encoding LysE family translocator — MSVQTWMIFAAAYLVTTLSPGPNVLLVVRNTVRYGRHGTAATIAGNLVAQLFVVVLVALGVGAVLAAMPPLFVAMKVVGALYLMVLGVRQLRGPRTGADAQTRMQPHEMPDRKKLFREALLVSASNPKTLVFLSAFMPQFIAHDRPLPMQFAVMYLTIACMVVLVHSVYSAGVHQFHRGFGMTGWVHALKRASSLLFVGLGIRLLTSRQA; from the coding sequence ATGTCCGTTCAGACCTGGATGATCTTTGCGGCAGCCTATCTCGTCACCACGCTGTCGCCGGGGCCCAACGTGCTCCTCGTCGTCCGGAATACCGTGCGCTACGGCCGCCACGGCACGGCCGCGACCATCGCCGGCAATCTGGTTGCGCAACTGTTCGTGGTCGTGCTCGTCGCGCTGGGCGTCGGCGCGGTACTGGCCGCGATGCCGCCGTTGTTCGTCGCGATGAAGGTCGTCGGCGCGCTGTACCTGATGGTGCTGGGCGTCAGGCAACTGCGCGGCCCGCGCACCGGGGCCGATGCGCAGACCCGCATGCAGCCGCACGAGATGCCGGACCGGAAGAAGCTGTTCCGGGAAGCGCTGCTGGTGTCGGCCAGCAATCCCAAGACGCTCGTCTTCCTGTCCGCGTTCATGCCGCAGTTCATTGCGCACGACCGCCCGCTACCGATGCAATTCGCCGTGATGTACCTGACGATCGCGTGCATGGTGGTGCTCGTCCACAGCGTCTACTCGGCCGGCGTGCACCAGTTTCATCGCGGCTTCGGCATGACCGGCTGGGTGCACGCGCTCAAGCGCGCGAGCAGCCTGCTGTTCGTCGGGCTGGGCATCCGGCTGCTCACGTCCCGGCAGGCGTAA
- a CDS encoding antibiotic biosynthesis monooxygenase family protein codes for MPQFRPLDPAFPIDRQLAEEVAPVVLVNVFTLEPADEQTFLRVWQDDAAFMKRQPGFISTQLHRAVGERPTYLNYAVWESTAHFRAAFTDPAFRAKLSAYPASAVASPHLFQKVAVEGICVA; via the coding sequence ATGCCACAGTTTCGCCCGCTCGATCCCGCCTTTCCGATCGACCGCCAGCTCGCCGAGGAGGTCGCGCCGGTCGTCCTCGTCAACGTCTTCACGCTGGAGCCGGCGGATGAACAGACATTCCTGCGGGTCTGGCAGGACGATGCCGCGTTCATGAAGCGGCAGCCGGGCTTCATCTCGACGCAATTGCATCGCGCGGTCGGCGAGCGTCCGACGTATCTGAACTATGCAGTGTGGGAGTCCACCGCGCACTTTCGCGCGGCGTTCACCGATCCGGCGTTTCGCGCGAAGCTGTCCGCGTATCCGGCGTCGGCGGTTGCGTCACCGCACCTTTTTCAGAAGGTGGCGGTGGAGGGAATCTGCGTCGCGTGA
- a CDS encoding MarR family winged helix-turn-helix transcriptional regulator — protein MRKAKRTPAGEILTDFILDFFRLNSRMLASGDRLVAGLGLTSARWQILGAIAGAGQPQPVAWIARDLGANRQNVQRIVNDLEAEGLVRFEVNPHHRRAQLVVPTDSGKQAFDAAMSLQAAWVNRLSDGLSVDDLEATRRVIAGLRRNLDETDGSEPN, from the coding sequence ATGAGAAAAGCGAAACGTACGCCGGCAGGCGAGATCCTGACCGATTTCATTCTCGATTTCTTCCGGCTCAACAGCCGGATGCTGGCGTCCGGCGACCGGCTGGTCGCCGGGCTCGGGCTGACGAGCGCGCGTTGGCAGATTCTCGGCGCGATCGCCGGCGCCGGGCAGCCGCAGCCGGTCGCGTGGATTGCGCGCGATCTCGGTGCGAACCGCCAGAATGTGCAGCGCATCGTCAATGATCTGGAAGCGGAAGGACTGGTGCGCTTCGAAGTGAACCCGCACCATCGGCGCGCGCAGCTCGTCGTGCCGACCGACAGCGGCAAGCAGGCGTTCGACGCGGCGATGAGCCTGCAGGCCGCGTGGGTGAACCGTCTGTCGGACGGGTTGTCGGTGGACGATCTCGAGGCGACGCGGCGCGTCATCGCGGGACTGCGCAGGAACCTGGACGAGACCGACGGCAGCGAACCAAACTAG